The stretch of DNA AAGTGAGTCAGACCCTCAGAGTTCTGTCTCTACCTGAACTGGAGCTGCAACAACTGATGAGCAGCTGTGGAGCTGAGTATCAGAGAGAGTTACACAACCTGCTGACACACAAGACGCACAAAGGtgacacaactacacaacctgCTGACGTGAGTCTGATCAGCTGCTTATTGAAATCTGACACTGATCCGTTGACTCTCTGCCTGTCATGTGAACTGCGTGTGTGTCCAGGTGACAACAGGAGTCCGTGGGTTCGAGTCCGGCAGGAGGACAGCTCCTTCTATTACTTCCACCTTAACAGACTAGAAGGAGTCTGGGAAAGACCTAACAGCTTTGTACACAACAGTGTGTTCCTGGACCAGCATGAGATACAGGTGAGACGCACCAGGTGGCACAACTACAGGTGCTATTGGCCAACACTGATGTCACATCTCCTCCTACAGGAAGTGGTCTGTCGTGTGTCTGCTTCGTATCGCCGCAGCATCCTCTGGAAGAGCAGTGAAGGCCTGGTTGTTGGTCTGCAGGCAGCAAGTCGAGGCTTCCTGGTCAGACAGAAGGTGGAGGCTAAACAACGACAGATGACCAGACTCACACCTGCTGTCATCATCATTCAGGTGAGGACAGACTCccacaaagaaagagaaacacacacaaacaaaggaacacagacagaaacactctCTCTCCCCAGGCTCATTGGAGGAGGTTCATCCAGCAGAGAACTTacaggaggaggctgcagtTCCTGTATATGAACTGGAGAGCTGTGGTCAAGGTAGGAACACCTCTAGTAACAGATACAGGTGAGTAGTGAAGtgagtatgtatgtatgtatgtatatgtgtgtgtgtgtgtgtgtgtgtgtgtgtgtgtgtatatatatatatgtatatgtgtgtatatgtatatgtatatatatatatatatatatatatatatatatatatatatatatatatatatatatatatatatatatatatatatatgacagtCACCTGTCTGTAAGTTCACCTGAGCTCAGCCTCTTTCTCCAAGCAGATTCAGTCTCTGGTCCGCATGTGGTTGGTTAAGAAGAAATACCAAGCTCGACTGAGGTTCTTCAGATGCCATGTGAGttggtgtgtgttgatgtgagtgagtgtgaggggACAGGGGTTGATGACTCCACTCTCCACCCAGGTGGACGCCATCATAAAGATCCAGGCCTTCTTCAGGGCCAGCAGAGCCCAGGACCAGTACAGGATGCTGGGTGAGATCACTCATCAAATGCTTcatctgttgtggttgttgtggatGTGCTCATTAATAAGCTCCCCCCCCTTGGCAATATCAGTGCACTCggacaccccccccctctctgtgATTAGGAAGTTTGTTCACCTCCTTGATCTTGGCGATGGTGACAtcagagaggaggtggagcttCTCCACCTGAGAGAGGAAGTGGTGAGGAGCATCCGTTTCAACCGACAACTAGAAGCAGATCTGGACCTGATGGACCTGAAGATTGGCCTGCTGGTCCGGAACAGGGCTACACTGCAGGTGGGTCCCCTTGGCTTAGCCTAACCCAGACCTGGTTCCGAATGTCTGCTGCGATGATGAAGCCCAGTCCGACCTTCGCGTTTCTCTGAACAGGAAGTGGTGACTCAATGTAAGAAACTGACGAAGAAGAACAAGGAGCAGCTGTCGGACATGATGGACATGGAGAGAAGTAAAGGACTGAAAGGTCTGAGTCGTAAAAGGAGGGAGAGACTGGAGGCCTACCAGCACCTGTTCTACCTGCTGCAGGTacgaacacagacacacacacacacacctcttctaCCTGCTGCAGGTACACACACCTGTGTCCTCATtctgtaccccccccccccccccccagacccAGCCCCTGTACCTGGCTCAGCTGATCTTCCTGATGCCTCAGACTCGCTCGACCTCCTTCATGGAGATGTTGGTCTTCAGTCTGTTCAACTATGGCTCCGCCCACAGGGAGGcgttcctgctgctgcagctcttcacTGAGGCCCTGAACTATGAGATCaggtgacacacagacacatcaacATACTGACAGACTGAGGCCCTGTACCCTCCACCATCTTCACTCACCCttaaacaccaccaccaccaactccTTTGAACAGATTGAAGGTGGACCGTCCTCAAGACGTGGTCACAGGAAACCCAACCATCATCAAGTTATTGGTAAACTTTTACCGCCATGGTCGTGGTCACAATGCCCTGAGGGATGTTCTGGGTCCAGCTCTGCAAGAAGTCTTGCAGGACCGGACCTTGAGCATCAGGACCGACCCTGTGGAAGTCTACAAGACCTGGATCAACCAGTCCGAGACGCAGACAGGACACAAAAGGTCTGACGTGGCAtcatctgtctgtttcatctttttgtttcactttcagtcTCACCTCTTTTACATCATCTGTCTCCCTCACCCGTCTGTTTAACCTGTCTGTCCCTGCAGCTCCCTTCCCTATGAGGTTTCTGCTGAGGAtgctctgtctcactctgaaGTTCAGCGACGCATTGACATCGCTATCATCAACCTGAAGAATCTGACGGACCGAGTCTTTAAAGCCATCACCTCCAACCTCCACAAACTGCCGTAGGTATCCTCCTATCCTCCTGTTTCTTGTCCAACCCAGCAGTCAACTCaaggtctgttttttttcttacaggtATGGTCTTCGTTACATAGCAAAGGTCCTCAGAAACTCTCTGAAGACAAAGTTTCCTGAAGCTGGCGAGGATGAGGTCTCCAAGGTAAACACCAGGATGTAGACAGAGCCCAGCTTCACACATAATTGAGGCATTTGTGCAGTTTCTTCAGCCTTTAAAATAGGACAGGAAACTGGAGAACATACAGTTAGAACCAGAGATGTTATGTTCCATTTGTTTTGGTTACAAAGTGACATGAATCAAAGGTCTGACTCCCTCACCACAGATCGTGGGGAACCTGATCTACTACCGCTACATGAATCCAGCTATTGTGGCTCCAGACGGTTTCGATGTGGTGGACCGCTTAGTTGGCTCCACCCTGCAGCCGGAACAGCGCCACATTCTGGGCTCCATTGCCCGTATGCTGCAGCATGCCGCCGCCAACAAACACTTCCATGGAGATGGCTATCACGTCAGAGTCCTAAACCAGTACATCAGCCAGACCCACACCAGGTTCAGGTCAGAGCTCCgccctgacctttgaccatgGCACATTGAGTCTGCATTGTAGAATCAGAATAAAGGGATGCatttaatcagaaaataatcagtcagaaatcaaTGACCTGTCACACAATAGATGTGAGACACTTAAAGCTGTCAGAGGAGGACGTCCTTGGGTCCCTAATACTTCTTTGTGTCCAACAGGAAGTTCCTGTGGAATGTGTGTGATGTTCCTGAACCGGAGGACAGGTTCAGTATGGACGAATATTCAGAGCTGCTCATCGTCCACAAACCTGTTGTCTACATCTCTGTCAGCGAGCTGCTCAATGTGCACAAGGTTGGACTCTGGATCTGCATCTggaccaggactgggaccaAACAGCACTGACTCTGgggtttgattttatttatttatttatttatttatttttccccagcTACTCTTAGAGCATCAGGAGGTTTTGTGCCCTAACTCTGCCGACCCCCTTGGACTGCTGCTGAAGGACCTGGGACCAGTCCCCTCCCTGCAGGAACTAATTGGTTCTGCAACAGGTACAAGGTCTTCAGTGTCCTGATGGTTCTGCTGCGTGTTAACGGTTCATTGCGGCTGAGCCGTCGGTGGTGGTCTAAGGTTGTCCTGGCCTCTGTTGTCTTCTTCAGGAGACTCATCATTAGGAGCAGATCCAGAATCAGAATCTGATCTGTCTCAGACCTGTAAGATGGAGGTTTCACTCACTCTCACCAGCAAGTTTGACATCTTCAGTGACTCCGATGACAAACTAGACGCCAGAGGACTGCTGCTCAGGTGACTTAGCATGTTAGCTCATTAGCCTCACCTGCTCAAGTGACTTCACTCTTTAATTGATCTTTTTATCGAAACTTCTTCTCACAGCACAAAGCAGCTGATCATTGACGTCATCAGGACTCAACCGGGTGACTCTCTGAGGGACATCCTGAAAACTTCTACATCACATGACCAGGTAATGAATCCACATGTGAACCTGTGACCATGCGACAACACCTCATACACATATTCATCacatgtaaacaggaagtgCGATCTGGTCCCTTGAGGTTTTCAACAGGTGACTGACACTGCTGGTCCAACAAACTCTGCTTCATGTCACATGAACAATCAACTAACAGGGTTTGGAATAGAACACACTCtatttctgattggctgtgggACCTAGATGTTTACAATTCAGCTGCACCAACCTCAGATCTGTCTTCATGTCCTCCACAGGAAGTGTGTCACAATTGGCTGATGCAGCGGCGTGCTCAGCAGGATGCTCTGACTCCtgagaagatgaagaggaatcAGTCTTTGGTCGCCAACAGTAACCTGagtttggaggagaagaagaggaagatcgTGAGGAGTCTTCGTCGTTTGGAAGGCCTTGGAGTCCTGGAACCATCTCAGACTGAAAACCAGATCCTGCAAATGATTTCCAAGGTGACAGAACACACTGATTTTCAAGACCTTGACATGGACTCAGACTCTTGTTCAGTTTTTGCTCTATTACACAGCAAGTGTACCAGCCATTCTGTTGCCATGGCGACTAACTAGTTGGTCCTGACATTTGTTCTGTTTCACTTCCCAGGACATCCGTCAGCAGCGTCTGCACCGTCAGCACCGGGGGGCGGATCTTGTGAAGCTTCGTCAGACCCTCAGCAGTCTGCAGGTGAAGAGCAGCTTCCACAGTGAGCAGGTGGACTTCTACAGACATTACATCACATCCTGCCTGGACAACCTGACCACCAACAGGTACAGATCAACACCCACACTCACCTGAGTGTTCCATGTGTCAAACTGTGAAACTCtgactgtgattggctgtgtaTCACAGTAAACCCACCAATAAGAAGGCAGCAGATGGGAGCAGGAAGCGAAAGCTTCCTATTCTGAGCTACAGTGCCACCCGACTGCAGGAGAAGGGTGTTCTGTTAGAGATCGAGGATCTGCCTCCCTCACAGTGAggatgcacaacacacacacacacacacacacagaggacacaacACTGTAAATTtaatatgttgtttttctcttcaggtTTAAGAACGTTGTCTTTGACATTGTGTCTGGACCTGAGGGAGGAACCTTCAACGTCAAAACTCGCTTCTTGGGAGTCGAGATGGAAGAATTCCTGCTCAAATACCAGGTACATCGTCATCTCAAACGCAGAactaatatgtgtgtgttgtgcatatCTCCTGTATCTC from Echeneis naucrates chromosome 6, fEcheNa1.1, whole genome shotgun sequence encodes:
- the iqgap3 gene encoding ras GTPase-activating-like protein IQGAP3 yields the protein MADSAAQNRYERLTAEQMDEQRIQNVAYQYLCRLEEAKRWMETCLGEELPAPTELEEALRNGVILAKLGHRFAPNAVPQKKIYDPEQLRYQALGLQFRHTDNINHWRNAMTTLGLPVIFHPETTDVYDKKNMPRAVYCLHALSLYLFRLGLAPQIHDLYGKVKFTEEEINNMKLELDKYGIQMPAFNKIGGILANELSVDEAAVHAAVIAINEAVDRQDVEATAGVLRNPNAMLNGLQEALMSVYQEMLWQAKRRKVERAAAIFVGPEQQDVYEQYLTQREIQENINMVNVHSAVEQVDEALDSADELTLLSALQLPGLALRGLDTNNGPWYLDQMLEERQQKALVQGCVDPLDPHKLQDCVTTANQDALEARNMLAAVKSVNASLRGSDPRQTVSCLMTSDLQLPEVFPFAADLYHRELQQLQRQTVQGELQQEELFVAVEMLSAVAVINQALGAGGFQQFSSSLVSPSAGLSNVDDTLMDRYFKCLRGVQEQQGGSRDLLTWNQLQEGISFVNNSVQDETQKLLAVGVVNEAVARGDPQQLLSALRLPSCGLVEVLPANISRYLTLLREARQHKAQVSRDPGAELQLADIHEGVRRANQQSQRALKKCLSVAAVNQAVKENKVSQTLRVLSLPELELQQLMSSCGAEYQRELHNLLTHKTHKGDNRSPWVRVRQEDSSFYYFHLNRLEGVWERPNSFVHNSVFLDQHEIQEVVCRVSASYRRSILWKSSEGLVVGLQAASRGFLVRQKVEAKQRQMTRLTPAVIIIQAHWRRFIQQRTYRRRLQFLYMNWRAVVKIQSLVRMWLVKKKYQARLRFFRCHVDAIIKIQAFFRASRAQDQYRMLVHSDTPPLSVIRKFVHLLDLGDGDIREEVELLHLREEVVRSIRFNRQLEADLDLMDLKIGLLVRNRATLQEVVTQCKKLTKKNKEQLSDMMDMERSKGLKGLSRKRRERLEAYQHLFYLLQTQPLYLAQLIFLMPQTRSTSFMEMLVFSLFNYGSAHREAFLLLQLFTEALNYEIRLKVDRPQDVVTGNPTIIKLLVNFYRHGRGHNALRDVLGPALQEVLQDRTLSIRTDPVEVYKTWINQSETQTGHKSSLPYEVSAEDALSHSEVQRRIDIAIINLKNLTDRVFKAITSNLHKLPYGLRYIAKVLRNSLKTKFPEAGEDEVSKIVGNLIYYRYMNPAIVAPDGFDVVDRLVGSTLQPEQRHILGSIARMLQHAAANKHFHGDGYHVRVLNQYISQTHTRFRKFLWNVCDVPEPEDRFSMDEYSELLIVHKPVVYISVSELLNVHKLLLEHQEVLCPNSADPLGLLLKDLGPVPSLQELIGSATGDSSLGADPESESDLSQTCKMEVSLTLTSKFDIFSDSDDKLDARGLLLSTKQLIIDVIRTQPGDSLRDILKTSTSHDQEVCHNWLMQRRAQQDALTPEKMKRNQSLVANSNLSLEEKKRKIVRSLRRLEGLGVLEPSQTENQILQMISKDIRQQRLHRQHRGADLVKLRQTLSSLQVKSSFHSEQVDFYRHYITSCLDNLTTNSKPTNKKAADGSRKRKLPILSYSATRLQEKGVLLEIEDLPPSQFKNVVFDIVSGPEGGTFNVKTRFLGVEMEEFLLKYQDLLQLQYEGVAVMKMFDKAKINVNLLVFLLNKKFFKK